The DNA sequence TAAAATATTTAACTGATAGGTTTGGTTGAATATTTTACAGGTATTCAATGCACGGACTGCGGGGCTTGATACCAGGTAATCTATAGAAATACTATTGCTTTTTAAGAATCTGGACATGTTCATAGCGTCTTCTAAACCCTTGTCTGCCAAAGGTCTGTCGAAGTCTTCAGTTTCCTCCGGCCAGTCGCTTTTCGCATGTCTCACAAGAATGAGTCTCTTCATAATTTCGTTTTTTGGAAGATTAAAATTATAAAAAAAAATATGGAATAGAACACGATTTATAAAAAAACTACGTTATGAATAAAATCATTAAAATTTACTAAATTTGCAAACCTATGGGACAAATCCTTGCAATAGACTATGGAAAGGCTCGTTGTGGTATTGCTGCAACGGATGATATGCAGATTATAGCGAGTGGCCTTGATACTATAGAAACAAATCATTTACTGACTTTTTTGAATAAATACTTCAATGAAAATAAAGTAGATGAAGTGGTAATAGGCCTTCCAGTAGATTTGAAGGGAAATGTTTCCGAAGTGGAAACTGATATTTTAAAATTCATTGAAGAATTTAAAAAAGAATTTCCAACCATTTCTGTGCACCGTTTTGATGAAAGATTTACATCTAAAATGGCCTCTTTTTTTATTTCTCAAAGTGGGAAAAATAAAAAGAAAAGACAGGAAAAAGGGTTAATAGATAAAATAAGCGCAACTATTATATTGCAGAATTTTTTAGAACAAAAAACAAGATGATTCTACCAATAAGAGCCTTTGGGGATCCTATTTTAAGAAAAGTAGGCAAAGATATAGACAAAAATTATCCCGATTTAAAAGAACTTATCGATAATATGTTCGAAACTATGAATAGTGCGAACGGAATTGGATTGGCCGCTCCTCAGATCGGTCTTGATATTCGTATGTTTGTAATAGATGTAACTCCCCTGGCAGAAGATGAGGATTATGAAGACATCAAAGACGAGTTGAAGGATTTTAAAAAGGTTTTCATCAATGCTAAAATTCTTGAAGAATCCGGAGAAGAATGGAAGTTTAACGAAGGGTGTCTTTCTATTCCAGATGTTAGAGAGGACGTTAAAAGAAAAAGTACGATCCTTATAGAATATTATGACGAAAATTTTGTTAAGCATACAGAAACTTTTTCCGATATTAGAGCCCGCGTAATTCAACATGAATATGATCATATTGAAGGGACACTATTTACAGATCATTTAAGTGCTTTGAAAAAGAAATTGGTGAAAGGTAAATTAACGAAGATATCTCAGGGAGACGTAAGTATCAATTATAAAATGAGATTTCCGAAATAATAAGTGTAATTAATTAAATAGAAAAATAATAGGCAGTAAAAAGTCTCGCACTGATTACTAAAATTAAAAAAAATAAAATTATGTTGTTAGAAAAAATAATTTCAATCTCTGGAAAACCGGGACTTTTTAAATTAGTTTCTCAATTAAGAAACGGATTTATTATTGAAGATGTAACTACAAAGAAAAAAGTAAGTATTGGAAACTCAAGTCAGGTAAGTTTGCTGGATAATATCGCGATGTTTACATTTGATAAAGAAGTTCCTTTGTTTGAGGTTTTTGAAAATATTGCTAAAAACCAGGATTATAAAGAAACAATATCTCATAAATCTTCTGATGCTGAATTGAAAGAATTTATGGGCGCTTCACTTCCTAATTATGATACAGAAAGAGTATATGCTTCTGATATCAAAAAATTAGCGCAGTGGTATAACATTCTTCACAAAGCTGGATACATTACTCCTGAAAGTTTTGTAAAAGCTGAACCTGAAACTTTAGATCCGGCAAATGAAAATGAAGAAGTAACTTTAACGGACAAAGAAGCTCCGAAAAAAGCAGCTCCAAAGGCTGATAAACCAGTTACTCCGAAAGTAAAGGCTTCAACCGGAGCAAAAGCTGCTACAAAAAGCACACACAGAAAAATGGGATAATTCATTCATTGATTTGAATTACAGAATATTGCCTTGTTGAGAATTTCTTGACAAGGCTTTTTTTTTTAATTGAAAGTGGAAAATTGAAAATTGAAAGAGGCCAGTTTGGTGGTATTTGTAATTTTGCTTCTAACTTCTAACTTCTAACTTCTAACTTCTAACTTCTAACTTCTAACTTCTAACTTCTAACTTCTAACTTCTAACTTCTAACTTCTAGCTTTCAACTTTCAAATTCCAACTTTTAACTTCCAACTTCCACAGAAGCTAAATATCCCTTACATTTGTATAAGATTGAATTTCCAATTACCTATGAATACCAAACAAGAAAAATTAGAAGCCTTCGGAAGATTATTGGATATTATGGATGACCTGCGTGAAAAATGCCCGTGGGACCAGAAACAGACCTTAGAATCTCTCCGACACTTAACTCTTGAAGAAACCTACGAACTTTCCGATGCAATTCTGCAGGAGGACTTACTGGAGATAAAAAAAGAGTTGGGAGATGTATTGCTACACCTGGTTTTCTATGCTAAAATAGGTTCTGAAAAAGGAAGTTTTGATATTGCTGATGTCATTAATTCTTTAAATGAAAAGCTTATTTTCCGTCATCCTCATATCTACGGTGATGTTGAGGTAAAAGATGAAGAAGAAGTAAAGCAGAACTGGGAAAAATTGAAACTCAAAGAAGGCAACAAATCCATTTTAAGTGGTGTTCCTAAAAGCCTTCCAAGTATGGTAAAAGCCTATAGGGTTCAGGATAAAGTAAAGGGAATCGGTTTTGAATTTCATGATGCTGAAGATGCCTGGGCAAAGGTAGATGAGGAACTTGGAGAATTTCATGCTGAAACAGATCCGCTGAAAAAAGAACAGGAACTGGGAGATGTATTTTTTTCCCTGATCAATTATGCCCGCATTACAGGAATTAATCCGGATTCCGCATTGGAAAGAACCAATTTGAAATTTATTTCAAGATTTCAAAAAATGGAGGAGATGGCTGTAGAAAGGGATTTGAAGTTAGGAGAAATGTCTTTAGAAGAAATGGACCTGCTTTGGGATGAGGTTAAAATATTAAATAAAAATTGATGAAAATGTATATT is a window from the Chryseobacterium sp. T16E-39 genome containing:
- the ruvX gene encoding Holliday junction resolvase RuvX — its product is MGQILAIDYGKARCGIAATDDMQIIASGLDTIETNHLLTFLNKYFNENKVDEVVIGLPVDLKGNVSEVETDILKFIEEFKKEFPTISVHRFDERFTSKMASFFISQSGKNKKKRQEKGLIDKISATIILQNFLEQKTR
- a CDS encoding DUF5606 domain-containing protein, with amino-acid sequence MLLEKIISISGKPGLFKLVSQLRNGFIIEDVTTKKKVSIGNSSQVSLLDNIAMFTFDKEVPLFEVFENIAKNQDYKETISHKSSDAELKEFMGASLPNYDTERVYASDIKKLAQWYNILHKAGYITPESFVKAEPETLDPANENEEVTLTDKEAPKKAAPKADKPVTPKVKASTGAKAATKSTHRKMG
- the mazG gene encoding nucleoside triphosphate pyrophosphohydrolase → MNTKQEKLEAFGRLLDIMDDLREKCPWDQKQTLESLRHLTLEETYELSDAILQEDLLEIKKELGDVLLHLVFYAKIGSEKGSFDIADVINSLNEKLIFRHPHIYGDVEVKDEEEVKQNWEKLKLKEGNKSILSGVPKSLPSMVKAYRVQDKVKGIGFEFHDAEDAWAKVDEELGEFHAETDPLKKEQELGDVFFSLINYARITGINPDSALERTNLKFISRFQKMEEMAVERDLKLGEMSLEEMDLLWDEVKILNKN
- the def gene encoding peptide deformylase, which produces MILPIRAFGDPILRKVGKDIDKNYPDLKELIDNMFETMNSANGIGLAAPQIGLDIRMFVIDVTPLAEDEDYEDIKDELKDFKKVFINAKILEESGEEWKFNEGCLSIPDVREDVKRKSTILIEYYDENFVKHTETFSDIRARVIQHEYDHIEGTLFTDHLSALKKKLVKGKLTKISQGDVSINYKMRFPK